A genomic window from Anticarsia gemmatalis isolate Benzon Research Colony breed Stoneville strain chromosome 22, ilAntGemm2 primary, whole genome shotgun sequence includes:
- the GlcT gene encoding ceramide glucosyltransferase gives MMPMVYTVYGFAIFFMIAWVCLWLLHIMAYSYSKWKLHRTVDRSPPEQPYPGVSILKPLTGVDPNLFSNLETFFTLDYPTYEVLFCVENEHDPAVMLVNSLIHKHPHIDAKLFTGGERVGVNPKINNMQPAYKAGKYPLVLISDAGIRMRDDSLLDMVQHMKEDVAIVHQMPFTCDAEGFAAVYEKVYFGTAQARMYMCADFLGINCHVGMSSLVRRCALEESGGLRAFADYLAEDYFMAKDITSRQWKMRVSSLPALQNSGTRSVGALQARLRRWARLRIAMIPTTAMLEPLSECMPLGAGAAWAAGQLFGAEPLPFFLVHVLAWFLSDWLMLRSVQNGSPPFTKVQFLLGWVWSECCAPFVLAAALLSPEISWRTRSYRLDWGGRAHELNPKLKF, from the coding sequence ATGATGCCTATGGTGTATACTGTGTATGGGTTtgccatattttttatgatcGCGTGGGTGTGTCTGTGGTTACTTCACATAATGGCTTACTCCTATTCTAAGTGGAAGCTCCATCGGACTGTGGACCGGTCACCGCCGGAGCAGCCGTATCCCGGCGTCTCGATACTGAAACCGCTCACCGGGGTCGACCCAAATCTCTTCTCGAACTTGGAAACGTTCTTTACATTGGACTATCCGACGTACGAAGTGCTTTTCTGTGTGGAAAATGAACACGATCCGGCAGTGATGTTAGTGAACAGTCTCATTCATAAACATCCGCACATAGATGCTAAGCTCTTCACGGGGGGTGAGAGAGTCGGCGTCAACCCCAAGATCAACAACATGCAGCCGGCATATAAGGCGGGAAAATACCCGCTGGTGCTGATCAGCGACGCGGGGATAAGGATGCGGGACGACTCCCTCCTGGACATGGTGCAGCATATGAAAGAGGACGTCGCCATCGTACATCAGATGCCGTTCACCTGCGACGCGGAAGGCTTCGCCGCCGTGTATGAGAAGGTGTACTTCGGCACGGCGCAGGCGCGCATGTACATGTGCGCCGACTTCCTGGGCATCAACTGTCACGTCGGCATGTCGTCGCTGGTCCGCCGCTGCGCGCTCGAGGAGTCGGGCGGGCTGCGGGCCTTCGCCGACTACCTCGCCGAGGACTACTTCATGGCGAAGGACATCACCAGCCGGCAGTGGAAGATGCGCGTGTCGTCGCTGCCCGCGCTGCAGAACTCGGGCACGAGGTCTGTGGGCGCGCTGCAGGCCCGCCTGCGCCGGTGGGCGCGGCTGAGGATAGCCATGATCCCGACGACGGCGATGCTGGAACCTCTCAGTGAGTGTATGCCCCTGGGCGCCGGCGCCGCGTGGGCCGCGGGACAATTGTTCGGCGCGGAGCCGTTGCCGTTCTTCCTGGTGCATGTGCTCGCGTGGTTCCTCTCGGACTGGTTGATGCTCCGCTCGGTGCAGAACGGCTCGCCGCCGTTCACGAAAGTGCAGTTCTTGCTAGGCTGGGTATGGAGCGAGTGCTGCGCGCCGTTCGTGCTGGCGGCGGCGCTGCTCAGCCCCGAGATCTCGTGGCGGACTCGCAGCTACCGGCTGGACTGGGGCGGGCGCGCGCACGAGCTCAACCCCAAGCTCAAGTTCTGA
- the LOC142982793 gene encoding uncharacterized protein LOC142982793 produces MDVSKLLKEVNSLNEYISVTHDASDKCKSSRIQLNMSTVLALKKIRSLEIEHVDKCEENGIATVIFERMLNLPSSKTWGVLSKEMVSLLQYWLDAVRKHLVKHSPCWWTFLKLLLRFVKEIRQKDSSVPNILVEDTAECLLDLATTEGPDAMQRYEILHCFNMYCSESSREIRFALRSKLGQYFTKLSTYMSGCGHLPCQYSIMETLLRWLLPRQDRMLRITSATKWFPHSLYADSVVDIFLHRPWMNFFQDARDFLNAHNERSDLITSVVCRKLSVGDIVIIANTEKTDCYLDINSTTKCMSVLLDPRVLDAFGSTNHKSFETFVVAADNTNTVKLYSTTKCMSVLLDPRVLDAFGSTNHKSFETFVVTADNTNTVKLYRESQVLSLSIETVTPPAVLPSCIKLGEDMSCEVNVVLSSHCDLKRLDNSLTKVFGEKYQLLLDLDKEVILSPKEPEHTTNNAQSEDIERFSHPVEVRRRKHSGYMVRHRQPASCQSPSTASTSSLAQLHEKLAALPRYKFDKEPQSVCALPELSIVSEGSETEERTAFTLNYKPYGVCYNTKNALDTNRRSQSDNEIPRNSISTSKGRRLSPIVHEDAPSCLLVATIGSDDAVINETVERLSKSKDYNPDNIVDLLVQEALNAKQDRDKDSGINTGEKKSLDVIENCDAIENTPDDKITKISKRPKVVSSTSDESNTEAFSDTPNVYVTTRKRTKAKVDTAKTQSFDVDVVEKFFSQHFTENDAGAIIISPTLAKKINETSSDSSDHLENLFLVDDNLRHLESNDLDNIEIIECLNNMIDRVCYDFDICKYFNETEPSHAVVSNPSDSDDNLPLKHIKDKATRACSTNKETAMEPINPKEMEAKKLSSIHAKKHKGNKVECPNNQKTNNPVSMENSARAAEDNIVAHSKENVENNKNEQVTKDTAQIKTPLMKRKRKLYSPKDEQLAQDSPVSARADIEEDYTDGRIKKTPKSTSAYKPYKDIEIERQRHIRMPRNRTSKQLVTPSPRSKKMNELFEQVKESANGEHVTLVEKASEVYNFSSDSEDNFQQKKIDVSKKNNNTNDGNSAPKRRQVQKRSKAAPKGETKNAKKKTKTRRKTNRKLKVEPAYQLVDEKMRNASVELEMCVPVGQTESVVMEPEYVAVYSPEMEPIAESDESNLIAKTKRAKKSKENSVTRVNYLRDPLNIDSNDGSESPLPGLVVEEALNLHEEDGELSAGLVNKFRRIIQNQETSITESNTTHNLLSDNERPNYSLPIIPDEILQTELGDNHYKDIESHLEEPIESQRPQAASPTPVLYVIEVAEDNDSDDSMGSLGINGHGDSCEAPPNLDQMNERFQPRDLHTEDMDSSTKKYFEKLTNEIDEINQNESIDGASSPILSVHDQEATSAAFLKSPVVSVKRLSLEDIRQYLPSNRNSDSDQTPDSTQSSKRARATRNKAPKYNDDKTNDSVYSQPLLIRRNASKSANRNVTTRKSGKKVKSPNARSHRQQKCTPRSIISPIKMYDCSVVVDKLSENLSSDEEVIERSENDNTQRAETSNGRSVSANGARPTVPYKLRSASGSNQSRLSSPIVIHDSRSGRVVIKREVSGRNNSVPETVSTPTRIRVRPAKRSLEKNLESYERENSEENNNSWSHLSKRERTAVNLDDWFRRGEQSSGEVSAEIKTNIEDATNIVLEKLETTLSEMNRHTSRQLAQLFACTQKQLTEHNERTQQLYKNTAADIISNFIKILDRSFYELKKKTEAQNVDIFEQFKENSAIIIGEDCKRKNTMVQLLKEDVRRECRAHVSNAGKQS; encoded by the exons atggatgtttcaaagttgttaaaaGAAGTAAATAGTCTGAATGAATACATTTCAGTAACTCACGATGCCTCAGACAAGTGTAAATCTTCAAGAATACAGCTTAACATGTCGACTGTTCTTGCACTCAAGAAAATTCGGTCTTTGGAAATCGAA CATGTCGATAAGTGTGAAGAAAACGGTATAGCAACTGTAATATTTGAGCGAATGTTGAATCTACCGTCTTCTAAAACATGGGGGGTGCTTAGTAAGGAGATGGTGAGCCTGTTACAGTACTGGCTGGACGCCGTGCGTAAACACTTGGTGAAACACAGCCCATGTTGGTGGACATTCCTGAAGTTGTTGCTTAGATTTGTAAAG GAAATCCGTCAGAAAGACAGTTCAGTACCGAACATCCTTGTTGAAGACACAGCAGAATGTCTTCTAGACCTGGCCACCACTGAGGGTCCGGATGCCATGCAGCGGTATGAGATCCTGCACTGCTTCAACATGTACTGCTCCGAGTCCAGCAGGGAGATCAGATTTGCTCTCAGAAGCAAGTTGGGACagtattt CACTAAGCTTTCCACGTACATGAGTGGTTGCGGCCACCTGCCGTGCCAGTACAGCATCATGGAGACGCTGCTGCGCTGGCTGCTGCCGCGCCAGGACCGCATGCTGCGCATCACGTCCGCCACCAAGTGGTTCCCGCACTCGCTGTACGCGGACAGCGTCGTCGATATCTTCCTGCATCGACCTTGGATGAACTTCTTTCAG GATGCAAGAGATTTCTTGAACGCACATAATGAAAGGAGCGATCTCATCACGTCTGTGGTATGCAGAAAGCTGTCTGTCGGAGACATTGTTATTATTGCT AATACAGAGAAAACCGACTGTTACCTAGATATAAACAGCACTACTAAGTGTATGTCAGTGTTACTGGACCCGCGCGTGTTGGACGCGTTCGGCTCCACCAACCACAAGTCGTTCGAGACCTTCGTCGTTGCCGCTGATAATACTAACACTGTCAAGTTATATAG CACTACCAAGTGTATGTCAGTGTTACTGGACCCTCGTGTGTTGGACGCGTTCGGCTCCACCAACCACAAGTCGTTCGAGACCTTCGTCGTTACCGCTGATAATACTAACACTGTCAAGTTGTATAG aGAATCCCAAGTCCTTAGTCTCTCAATAGAGACAGTTACTCCCCCTGCTGTATTACCTTCCTGCATCAAGCTGGGTGAAGATATGAGTTGTGAAGTCAATGTTGTGTTGTCTTCTCACTGTGATCTGAAGAGACTGGATAACTCCTTGACCAAGGTCTTCGGGGAAAAGTATCAG CTATTGTTGGACCTTGACAAAGAGGTGATATTGTCGCCTAAAGAACCGGAACATACCACTAATAATGCTCAATCG gAAGATATCGAGAGGTTTTCTCATCCAGTGGAAGTGAGACGACGGAAACATTCAg GGTATATGGTAAGGCACCGGCAGCCTGCGTCGTGCCAGTCGCCGTCAACGGCCTCGACCAGTTCTTTGGCACag CTCCACGAGAAGCTAGCAGCTTTACCTCGATATAAATTCGATAAAGAGCCACAAAGCGTTTGCGCTCTCCCCGAACTGTCCATAGTTAGCGAAGGGAGCGAAACTGAAGAGCGTACTGCCTTCACACTCAATTATAAACCTTACGGCGTTTGTTATAACACCAAGAATGCACTAGACACGAACAGGCGATCACAAAGCGACAATGAGATACCAAGAAATAGTATAAGTACTTCTAAAGGCAGACGTCTATCTCCTATAGTTCACGAAGACGCTCCTAGCTGTCTCCTAGTAGCTACTATAGGCTCAGATGACGCGGTCATCAACGAAACAGTAGAACGATTGTCCAAATCCAAAGATTATAATCCAGATAATATCGTAGACTTGCTGGTACAAGAAGCGTTGAACGCCAAACAGGATAGGGACAAAGATAGCGGCATAAATACTGGAGAGAAGAAATCTCTAGATGTGATTGAGAATTGTGATGCAATTGAAAATACGCCAGatgataaaattactaaaatatctaAGAGACCCAAAGTAGTGTCTTCGACGTCCGATGAATCGAATACAGAAGCGTTCAGCGATACTCCCAATGTATACGTAACTACTCGCAAACGAACGAAAGCTAAAGTAGATACAGCAAAGACGCAGTCTTTCGATGTCGATGTAGTTGAAAAGTTTTTCTCTCAACATTTCACTGAGAACGACGCAGGGGCTATTATCATAAGTCCCACGCTCGCGAAGAAAATAAACGAGACTTCTTCCGACTCCAGCGATCATTTAGAGAACTTATTTCTGGTGGACGATAATTTACGCCATCTTGAATCTAATGATTTAgacaatattgaaataattgaatgtCTTAATAATATGATTGATCGGGTTTGTTATGACTTCGACATATGCAAGTATTTCAACGAGACGGAACCTAGTCATGCTGTTGTCAGTAATCCGTCTGATTCTGATGACAATCTTCCATTGAAACATATCAAAGATAAGGCCACAAGAGCTTGTAGTACTAACAAAGAAACAGCCATGGAGCCAATCAATCCAAAAGAAATGGAAGCTAAAAAACTTTCATCAATTCACGCAAAGAAACACAAAGGAAATAAAGTAGAATGTCCAAATAATCAGAAAACTAATAATCCCGTATCGATGGAAAATTCCGCTCGAGCAGCTGAAGATAATATAGTTGCTcattcaaaagaaaatgttgaGAATAATAAGAATGAACAAGTTACCAAAGACACGGCTCAAATAAAAACGCCTCTTATGAAAAGAAAACGTAAGTTATACTCTCCCAAAGATGAACAACTTGCTCAAGATTCACCTGTAAGTGCGCGCGCAGATATAGAAGAAGATTATACAGACGGTAGAATAAAGAAAACTCCCAAATCTACATCCGCTTATAAGCCTTACAAGGATATAGAAATAGAACGCCAAAGGCACATTCGCATGCCACGTAATAGAACATCTAAACAGCTTGTAACACCGTCTCCTCGATCGAAGAAGATGAATGAATTGTTCGAGCAAGTGAAGGAATCGGCTAACGGCGAACACGTGACCTTAGTGGAGAAAGCATCTGAGGTCTACAACTTCTCATCGGATAGCGAGGATAATTTCCAGCAGAAAAAGATAGACGTTTctaagaaaaacaataacactAACGATGGAAACTCTGCACCAAAGCGCAGGCAAGTCCAAAAACGATCGAAGGCTGCTCCGAAAGGTGAGACTAAAAATGCTAAAAAGAAAACTAAGACCCGCCGGAAGACGAACAGAAAACTTAAAGTTGAACCTGCATATCAGTTAGTCGATGAAAAGATGAGGAATGCAAGTGTAGAACTTGAAATGTGTGTGCCTGTAGGCCAAACTGAAAGTGTCGTGATGGAACCTGAATATGTGGCCGTCTATTCCCCAGAAATGGAACCTATTGCTGAATCAGACGAATCAAATCTGATAGCAAAAACAAAACGAGCAAAGAAATCTAAAGAGAATTCTGTTACCCGAGTGAATTATTTAAGAGATCCTTTGAATATTGACAGTAATGACGGATCAGAAAGTCCTCTCCCGGGACTAGTCGTCGAGGAAGCATTGAATCTACACGAAGAAGATGGAGAACTATCAGCGGGTCTGGTAAACAAATTTAGAAGGATAATTCAGAATCAAGAAACGTCCATTACAGAGTCTAACACCACTCATAACTTACTTTCGGACAACGAGAGACCTAACTACAGTCTGCCAATCATTCCTGATGAAATATTGCAAACGGAACTGGGAGACAATCATTATAAAGATATAGAATCGCATTTAGAAGAGCCCATTGAGTCACAGCGTCCACAAGCTGCATCACCAACTCCAGTATTATATGTCATTGAGGTCGCAGAAGACAATGATTCTGATGATTCTATGGGTAGTTTGGGTATCAACGGCCACGGTGACTCGTGCGAGGCCCCGCCAAATCTTGATCAAATGAACGAAAGATTTCAACCTCGAGATTTACATACAGAAGATATGGACAGTTCTACGAAAAAATACTTTGAGAAATTAACTAATGAAATCGATGAAATAAACCAAAACGAGTCCATTGATGGTGCTTCGAGTCCTATTTTAAGCGTTCATGATCAAGAGGCGACTAGTGCGGCATTTTTAAAATCTCCCGTAGTATCGGTCAAACGACTGTCTTTAGAAGATATAAGACAATACTTACCTTCTAATCGAAATTCAGATTCAGATCAAACTCCAGACTCCACACAAAGCAGTAAGAGAGCAAGAGCAACGAGAAACAAAGCACCTAAATATAATGACGATAAAACAAATGATAGTGTTTATTCACAACCGCTATTAATACGTCGAAATGCTTCCAAAAGCGCCAATAGGAACGTAACTACCAGAAAATCCGGTAAAAAAGTAAAGAGCCCTAATGCAAGGTCCCACAGACAACAGAAATGTACACCAAGATCTATAATATctccaataaaaatgtatgattgCTCAGTGGTTGTAGACAAACTATCTGAAAATTTGTCCAGCGACGAAGAAGTTATAGAAAGAAGTGAAAATGACAATACACAAAGAGCTGAGACGTCCAATGGTAGAAGCGTATCTGCAAATGGTGCAAGACCAACGGTTCCTTACAAATTACGAAGTGCTTCAGGATCTAACCAGTCCAGACTTAGTTCACCAATAGTGATTCATGATTCTAGATCTGGACGTGTTGTTATAAAAAGAGAGGTTTCTGGGAGAAATAATAGTGTCCCAGAAACTGTAAGTACACCGACTAGGATTCGAGTGCGTCCTGCAAAAAGATCTCTTGAAAAGAACTTAGAGAGCTATGAAAGGGAGAATTCGGAAGAGAATAATAACTCATGGAGTCATCTTAGTAAAAGAGAACGGACGGCAGTTAATTTGGATGATTGGTTTAGGAGGGGCGAGCAAAGCAGCGGAGAGG TTTCagctgaaataaaaacaaatattgaagaTGCCACAAATATCGTGCTTGAAAAGTTAGAAACTACTCTCTCTGAGATGAATCGGCACACGAGCAGACA GCTTGCGCAATTGTTCGCGTGTACGCAAAAACAGCTTACAGAGCATAACGAGAGAACTCAACAGTTATACAAGAATACCGCGGCGgatattatttcaaactttattaaaatactggaCCGTAGTTTCTacgaacttaaaaaaaa GACTGAAGCGCAAAACGTAGATATATTTGaacaatttaaagaaaactcGGCGATTATTATCGGGGAAGACTGTAAGCGAAAGAACACAATGGTACAGTTGCTCAAAGAAGATGTGCGAAGAGAATGCAGGGCACACGTGTCTAACGCTGGAAAACAATCGTAG
- the LOC142982614 gene encoding nuclear transcription factor Y subunit gamma-like isoform X2: MSVCFFVPADQAGPSTVAEACEVEGEVIEESNPTETSQQTLQQFWTKVTDDIKKVNADDFKSQALPLARIKKIMKLDEEVKMISAEAPVLFAKAAEIFIHELTLRAWSHTEDNKRRTLQRNDIAMAISKCDQFDFLIDIVPRHEVKPPVPSKPRYDPPRSNPVTEQASNASGGTTSNNVAVSQPPVTLVQQVLTPSGELQQLPIQLTQAQLNMIRMQVQNNPNQPIIIQAQPQQSQIIQVSSQQHQPQQQVFLAQVATSQDES; the protein is encoded by the exons ATGTCCGTGTGTTTCTTTGTGCCTGC GGATCAAGCCGGTCCGTCAACAGTGGCGGAGGCTTGCGAGGTAGAAGGCGAGGTGATCGAGGAGAGCAATCCCACGGAGACGTCCCAGCAGACGCTCCAGCAGTTCTGGACTAAAGTCACAGATGATATCAAGAAAGTTAATGCC GACGACTTCAAATCCCAAGCTCTCCCACTAGCGCGTATAAAAAAGATCATGAAACTGGACGAGGAAGTGAAGATGATATCGGCAGAAGCGCCGGTACTGTTCGCTAAGGCGGCAGAGATCTTTATCCACGAGCTCACACTGAGAGCCTGGTCTCATACTGAGGATAATAAGAGAAGGACTTTACAG CGCAACGACATAGCAATGGCGATATCAAAGTGCGATCAATTCGATTTCCTCATCGACATAGTGCCACGGCATGAAGTCAAGCCGCCCGTGCCCAGTAAGCCGCGGTACGACCCGCCTAGAAGCAACCCTGTCACTGAACAG GCATCAAACGCATCTGGTGGCACGACATCCAACAACGTGGCAGTGTCACAGCCGCCCGTCACGCTCGTGCAGCAAGTCCTCACACCGTCTGGAGAACTACAGCAATTACCT ATCCAGCTAACTCAAGCACAACTGAACATGATCCGCATGCAAGTGCAGAACAATCCGAACCAGCCCATCATCATACAGGCACAGCCACAACAATCACAAATTATTCAG GTTTCATCGCAACAACACCAACCTCAGCAGCAAGTATTTCTAGCGCAAGTAGCAACATCACAGGACGAATCCTAG
- the LOC142982614 gene encoding nuclear transcription factor Y subunit gamma-like isoform X1 — MSVCFFVPADQAGPSTVAEACEVEGEVIEESNPTETSQQTLQQFWTKVTDDIKKVNADDFKSQALPLARIKKIMKLDEEVKMISAEAPVLFAKAAEIFIHELTLRAWSHTEDNKRRTLQRNDIAMAISKCDQFDFLIDIVPRHEVKPPVPSKPRYDPPRSNPVTEQHMTTQHAATLQTAPQPQIVLQPCAQVVQASNASGGTTSNNVAVSQPPVTLVQQVLTPSGELQQLPIQLTQAQLNMIRMQVQNNPNQPIIIQAQPQQSQIIQVSSQQHQPQQQVFLAQVATSQDES; from the exons ATGTCCGTGTGTTTCTTTGTGCCTGC GGATCAAGCCGGTCCGTCAACAGTGGCGGAGGCTTGCGAGGTAGAAGGCGAGGTGATCGAGGAGAGCAATCCCACGGAGACGTCCCAGCAGACGCTCCAGCAGTTCTGGACTAAAGTCACAGATGATATCAAGAAAGTTAATGCC GACGACTTCAAATCCCAAGCTCTCCCACTAGCGCGTATAAAAAAGATCATGAAACTGGACGAGGAAGTGAAGATGATATCGGCAGAAGCGCCGGTACTGTTCGCTAAGGCGGCAGAGATCTTTATCCACGAGCTCACACTGAGAGCCTGGTCTCATACTGAGGATAATAAGAGAAGGACTTTACAG CGCAACGACATAGCAATGGCGATATCAAAGTGCGATCAATTCGATTTCCTCATCGACATAGTGCCACGGCATGAAGTCAAGCCGCCCGTGCCCAGTAAGCCGCGGTACGACCCGCCTAGAAGCAACCCTGTCACTGAACAG CACATGACGACGCAACACGCGGCCACGCTACAAACAGCGCCGCAGCCGCAAATCGTCCTACAGCCGTGTGCACAGGTCGTACAG GCATCAAACGCATCTGGTGGCACGACATCCAACAACGTGGCAGTGTCACAGCCGCCCGTCACGCTCGTGCAGCAAGTCCTCACACCGTCTGGAGAACTACAGCAATTACCT ATCCAGCTAACTCAAGCACAACTGAACATGATCCGCATGCAAGTGCAGAACAATCCGAACCAGCCCATCATCATACAGGCACAGCCACAACAATCACAAATTATTCAG GTTTCATCGCAACAACACCAACCTCAGCAGCAAGTATTTCTAGCGCAAGTAGCAACATCACAGGACGAATCCTAG